Proteins encoded together in one Triticum dicoccoides isolate Atlit2015 ecotype Zavitan chromosome 7B, WEW_v2.0, whole genome shotgun sequence window:
- the LOC119338514 gene encoding uncharacterized protein LOC119338514 — protein sequence MNAAWVVHVYQHPEACLPYLLLHSAAYGRYLAATNVQAPQGHHRHRVEQRGCDHPEVDLIPWRAIRTESGDEVYLDHFHGGCLRANWNTGVSVSVDDPDNPSPTTRWVVEPIPATRSMPRLPLPRPIGLHDELLLREITYVWPNVEGALVNHDVFCFMGRSVFRLRHELARRRLVDVSQLAMCLPTRYGRFFPLVVDLPRNQEALIVVVDVAGTPGHAALRYADVDAW from the exons ATGAACGCGGCTTGGGTGGTGCACGTGTACCAGCACCCCGAGGCGTGTCTGCCGTACCTACTCCTCCACAGCGCCGCCTACGGCCGGTACCTCGCCGCCACGAACGTGCAGGCGCCGCAGGGCCACCACAGGCACCGCGTCGAGCAGCGGGGCTGCGACCATCCGGAGGTGGATCTAATCCCTTGGCGGGCCATCCGGACGGAATCCGGAGACGAAGTCTACCTCGACCACTTCCACGGCGGCTGCCTCCGCGCCAACTGGAACACCGGCGTCAGCGTCAGCGTCGACGACCCCGACAACCCCAGCCCGACGACGCGCTGGGTTGTGGAGCCCATCCCCGCCACGCGGAGCATGCCTCGCCTTCCACTTCCACGTCCGATTGGG CTGCACGACGAGTTGCTGTTGCGGGAAATCACGTACGTGTGGCCGAACGTCGAGGGGGCCCTCGTCAACCACGACGTGTTCTGCTTCATGGGGAGGTCCGTGTTCCGGCTGAGGCACGAGCTGGCccggcggcggctggtggacgtctCTCAGCTCGCCATGTGCCTCCCCACACGTTATGGCCGTTTTTTCCCACTCGTCGTCGACCTGCCCCGCAACCAGGAGGCCCTCATCGTCGTCGTCGACGTCGCGGGGACGCCTG GCCACGCGGCACTGCGGTACGCGGATGTCGATGCATGGTAG